A segment of the Candidatus Protochlamydia naegleriophila genome:
CGGGCTCTTTTCTTGCGAGCCCTTTTGCTTCCACCTTTTGATTGTCAAAGGCTTGAAAAGTTGGAATAGAAGAGGGTTTAGGGCAATACTAATGAATGCACAGGCTACTAGAATATCGTAGGCATTTTCAGGCAAGATACCAAGTTGGCTTCCCTCTTCGGCTAAAATAAATGAATATTCACCAATCTGCCCAATGGCAAGGGCGACTGTAAAAGCCACTGTATTGGGATAATTAGCGAGTTTGATAATGGTGAAAGCTGCTAATGGGCGGAGGATGAGGAGAATGGTCAAAATTCCAAAAAATAAAGGGAGATTGTTGCCGACTGCTATGGGATTAAACAACATCCCGACAGATAAAAAGAAAATGACAGCGAAGGCATCGCGCATAGGCAGAGCATTGGCTGCTGCTTGATGGCTCATATCTGTTTTTCCAACGACTGTTCCGGCAATGAAGGCTCCGAGGGCTAGCGAGACCCCAAATATGGCGGAGCTTCCAACGGCAATTAAAAATACACAGGAAAGAATAGCTAGGGTAAATAGTTCATGCGATCGCGTTCTGGCAATGCACTTGAGGAGCTTGTCGATAAGCTTCTCGCCTATAAAGTAGATAATAAATCCAAGGGCTGCCATTTTTAGTAAGACTAATGCGATGGAATAGATAACGCTGGCAACAGGGCTTGTGTTTAATCCGGCCGGCAAGACAAAGGCTGGCAAAAGAATTAAACCCAGGACTGAGATTAAGTCCTCAACGATTGTCCACCCCACCACAATGTGTCCTTGACGGGTGTGCAAGAGATGCTGGTCTGCCAATACGCGTACGATGACAACAGTGCTGGATACGCATATAGCCAAGCCAATGACAAGGCCTGCTTGTGCCGACTCTCCCAAATACATGCTGTACAAAAGCCCTGCTGTGATCGAAAGAGCCGAGAGGATCATGGCACCTGGCAGGGCGAGCTGCTTGACAGCGCTCAAATCCTTCCAATTAAAGTTGAGACCAACCGCAAACATCAGTAGAGTGACACCGATATTGGCGAGCTGTTCAGACATGGCAGGATCGGCCACAAAGCCTGGAAAATTGGGACCGATGATATAACCGGCTAGCAAATAACCTAAGATGGGGGAGAGTTTGAGCCGCTGCGCAATGAATCCAAAGGCACAAGCGATTCCAAAGCCAATGGCTAGAATCCAAATGATTTTTAGTTCTTCAGGCATGCTCAAACTCCTTTAACCTGTTGCAAAAAATAGTCTATTGCTTATGTGGATAGTTCTTAAAAACTTTTTTAGCATTTTTAAGATAATAGAAACAAGTTTCATGAAGCTTTGGAAAGGGATTATTTTTACTCATAAAAGACTTGGAAGTCGACCCTGCGATTTCCATAAAATGCTCCTGAAAATGAATAAGAAAGCATTGGTGGCATTTTATACCAGCTATCAGTTGTTTTCCGTTGCCAATAGTTCGCTAAGCGCTCACTGTGGGCTTTAAAATCAATCGGCCTAAAGGCACCTCACAGCATCTGCCATCCATGCACGGGTTGCCGGATGGAAATCGATCGAATCTGATTCTTCCTATTGTCCAAACAAGCACATAGGGTAACGGTTTTATATTCTGTTAACCTTTAAATAAAGTGAGTGTGTTAGAGGCCGGGCTATGGGTAATAGAAAAAATAATGAGCACGGAGAGCGATTGATTGCAAATTACTCGCGAAAGTTGGCTTTATTCTTATTCTGAGAAGAGCGGCTGATTGGCGAGGCTGAGAGTAAAGCCATGTAGGGCGGCTGTGAATAAGAATCACCTGCGATTCTTATTCACATTATCCAGCCTTTAGCGCTGAGAGAAGTAAGAAGGTTGGATGCGTTGGCCTGACAGAGCATTCCATTCAGAAGCTGAAATGGAGCCGTCTGGATTCAGGACTTCTAAACGATAGACCGGCAGAAAAATTTCTTTTTCGTTCCTAATTTTAAAATCATTTCCAAATGCAGCTTGAGCCATATTAATGATTTGGCTGCGCGAATAAGTCTTAGCAACCTTTTGGCTATTGATGATAGGTTTGGAAACGAGATGCTGTTTGAGCCTTGTTTGAGGTACGACTAAAAAGCGTGGATTCTCAAAATGGAGCTGCAAGACCTGTCCTTTTTGAACAACGAGGTGTTTTTGCTTAGCGCTTTCAATCCACGGCTCTAAGACTTCTCGTTCCACTTTTAATTCGCGTTGAAGCTCGTCGATTGGCAATGTGCCTTGCCGCTTAGATAAGGCTTGAATGATTTTAAAATCATTGCGCGATGCCTGGCATTCTAAGCAGTCTTTAAACCCATGGGTTGTTTCCCACGTTTCAGT
Coding sequences within it:
- a CDS encoding cation:proton antiporter is translated as MPEELKIIWILAIGFGIACAFGFIAQRLKLSPILGYLLAGYIIGPNFPGFVADPAMSEQLANIGVTLLMFAVGLNFNWKDLSAVKQLALPGAMILSALSITAGLLYSMYLGESAQAGLVIGLAICVSSTVVIVRVLADQHLLHTRQGHIVVGWTIVEDLISVLGLILLPAFVLPAGLNTSPVASVIYSIALVLLKMAALGFIIYFIGEKLIDKLLKCIARTRSHELFTLAILSCVFLIAVGSSAIFGVSLALGAFIAGTVVGKTDMSHQAAANALPMRDAFAVIFFLSVGMLFNPIAVGNNLPLFFGILTILLILRPLAAFTIIKLANYPNTVAFTVALAIGQIGEYSFILAEEGSQLGILPENAYDILVACAFISIALNPLLFQLFKPLTIKRWKQKGSQEKSPAQSQTLKALYEEEEALESFMPKVVVIGYGPMGQMAANYLLGKNYNVTVIDQNIDTISALKESKIEAIFGDASQFQILERANLEKVRLLVITTPDFQVTQSIIQAAKQTNPFVKIIARSHFKSDLHHDRFGDIPIVCDEEASAEKMVNLIKSQLDHLNKDALS